From the genome of Gammaproteobacteria bacterium:
CAAGGCTGTGTTGTTTGCCATCAGGAGAACGGCAGTCAGCTCATGAAGGCGTCGTTGGCGGCCGGGTGCGTGGATTGCCATGCGTCTCGTGTGGTTAAGGGGCGGGTCACGCCGGTTGCGCGGGTATCATCACCCGCGCTGGAGGATACATCTGGGGTGTCACCAGGGCAAGGTTTGGGTGTGCCCCGACCCTTGTCGATCCCGATGTATTATGACAGCACCCGCATCGGCTCCAAGCCCAATGAGATGGTGCATATTCCGGCGGGGCCATTCATCATGGGTACGAATGAGCGTCTGTCGGACGAGGGGCCGCAGCATACCGTGCGCTTGAAGTCCTACTGGGTCGACAAGTATGAGGTGACAAACCTGCAATACAAGCAGTTTATCGACGCCGCACAGGGAAGTGCAAGTGCCGCGAGAGGCAGGATGCCGGAAGTGGCCGCCACGGGGCGGCGCTCACCAGACCATTTTGTCAACCGTACCTTCCCTGCGGGGAAGGCGGATCATCCCGTAACCTTTGTCTC
Proteins encoded in this window:
- a CDS encoding formylglycine-generating enzyme family protein, whose amino-acid sequence is MKASLAAGCVDCHASRVVKGRVTPVARVSSPALEDTSGVSPGQGLGVPRPLSIPMYYDSTRIGSKPNEMVHIPAGPFIMGTNERLSDEGPQHTVRLKSYWVDKYEVTNLQYKQFIDAAQGSASAARGRMPEVAATGRRSPDHFVNRTFPAGKADHPVTFVSWHDAKAYCAWAGKRLPTDEEWEKAARGTDGRMFPWGNQFDINKVNSPVRWGQLKVEGDTTPVGAFPEGASPYGLHDVSGNVWEWTDSWYRAYPGNKKPSENYGEQYKTLKGGSWWDCSFYKCGISAPVFNRAFFNAKVKNASFGFRCAKDDK